One Dromiciops gliroides isolate mDroGli1 chromosome 3, mDroGli1.pri, whole genome shotgun sequence DNA segment encodes these proteins:
- the LOC122747835 gene encoding 40S ribosomal protein S27-like has product MPLTRDLVHPSLEDEKKKHKKKHLVQSPNSYFMDVKCPGCYKITTVFSHAQTVVLCVGCSTVLYQPTEGKTRLTEGCSFRRKQHE; this is encoded by the coding sequence ATGCCTTTAACTAGAGATTTAGTGCATCCATCCCTAGAGGAtgaaaagaagaaacataaaaagaaacaCCTGGTTCAGAGTCCAAATTCTTACTTTATGGATGTCAAGTGTCCAGGCTGCTACAAGATCACCACAGTCTTCAGTCATGCCCAGACAGTGGTTCTTTGTGTAGGTTGCTCAACTGTGTTATACCAGCCTACTGAAGGAAAGACCAGACTCACAGAAGGTTGCTCATTTAGAAGAAAGCAACATGAATGA